The following proteins are co-located in the Engraulis encrasicolus isolate BLACKSEA-1 chromosome 2, IST_EnEncr_1.0, whole genome shotgun sequence genome:
- the si:dkey-89b17.4 gene encoding zinc finger protein 646 isoform X4, translating into MWTSPPSHFNSLNMAMHDISRAKGFPCKECDMICPSTPSLLEHMKAHYQQEESGRFDCEQCGRVFKNANSLASHKKSHEVGSFQCPVCTRTLPNALALKNHLRIHTLSPSAQAEEDNEDPIEDERDYGLAQDLSDTGFRSHLSNSGMMGHDHDGQNDKQKSPHGTEDAWDRPFKCDQCDRTYRHHGSLVNHKKSHQEGAFKCTICYKQFNNLAALSAHERTHSKFKPPGLMSDGSLDQSDSRHNDDMASCFCHLCQVALPNKTDFQEHILLHNAASSSLGLTRGFPGIVPHNLSTVRSPGVHPYTPALGDPLPLPPLPDKRYDQMLGPPVNNPIYTCAYCGAGHPDLESLKVHYLTHDPHPPPHTQDGPSILNTDSLGSNSQPSVSSPGAGESRGGGGSSSQQQSSSADDGDRRFKCNECGKSYRHAGSLVNHKRCHQTGHYQCTICCKQYPHLAALHSHLRSHKGRPGSGSGMNSEGDWLSPEPLTLDSQQGFVQSHDQGSGATTPISLPGNLGDAAHFVSDGGHSSGLDSLEFHDRFDGASLSGSGNRQADRHMCADCGEMYSDISGIKSHMCPQRRGSGMSNGYMGYHGQGGSMPSGSMKDCGGQRGGQDQMQYSGGGGSSGGRGGGSQSHGGGHGGSGGGGGGKRMDNKGGDDEDDGEVYQCSVCGNHYASLRALRSHLRSHGNVPGAGQGAGPSNLSPTSEQEWRRQRESGESGGLMICSTCGQSFNRKQDLVNHQQLVHGITPREGSSGMSGSGSSSNGKMDGRNICIDCGNLFADRHHLVTHLCPGKPARGGGKGMNGSKGMSGGASTSSGLRSIGDGEKPHRCDQCGRCYRHPCSLLNHKKSHKTGVFRCLVCQKRYYNLLALKNHQRTHFDLKRHKCEECGKAFKIQKQLVNHLRFHEEQRAKGMNPNGGRYEGGQGSQMGNMGNQGKYQQNPGKYHHGGGGGHGGHSGHGSHMHHGGGGHQGFKKPYEGGPGTSRPINPDDPEGRRPFACDQCGRTYRHAGSLANHKNLHKTGEYHCNVCNSTYPNRLAMKNHLRMHFAMKKFTCPDCGRGFRTQRQLETHTTNQLCKDLPGPSGIADYECDGCGEGFSTATELASHDCQMPSSSAMNMSGEGDDPDARPFACDLCGCSYKHASSLLNHKNTHKTGDFSCTFCDKPYTNYMALRNHMRIHTQKKRHICNTCGKAFRLARFLRNHQRVHEEGHTRFGCPSCGKSFQGRSGLARHRCGDNQVYDLQSGFLGTIRVPEFGFF; encoded by the exons ATGTGGACTTCTCCCCCTTCCCATTTCAATTCACTGAACATGGCCATGCATGATATCAGTCGCGCCAAGGGGTTTCCTTGTAAAGAGTGTGACATGATTTGCCCCAGTACCCCCAGCCTCTTGGAACACATGAAAGCACATTATCAGCAAGAGGAGAGCGGTAGATTCGATTGTGAACAGTGTGGACGCGTCTTTAAGAACGCCAATAGCCTGGCTAGCCACAAGAAGTCCCACGAGGTGGGCTCTTTCCAGTGCCCTGTCTGCACCCGTACTCTTCCCAACGCTCTGGCTCTGAAGAATCACCTGCGTATCCACACTTTGTCCCCCAGTGCCCAGGCCGAGGAGGACAACGAGGACCCGATCGAAGACGAGAGGGACTACGGACTAGCCCAGGACCTGTCCGACACGGGCTTCCGGAGTCACCTGAGCAACAGTGGGATGATGGGCCACGACCACGACGGCCAGAACGACAAGCAGAAATCCCCGCACGGAACCGAAGACGCCTGGGACCGACCCTTCAAGTGTGACCAGTGTGACCGCACCTACAGACACCACGGTAGTTTGGTGAACCACAAGAAATCTCATCAGGAGGGCGCATTCAAGTGCACCATTTGTTACAAGCAGTTCAATAACTTGGCTGCTCTCAGCGCGCACGAGCGCACCCACTCCAAGTTCAAGCCTCCGGGCTTGATGAGCGACGGCTCTCTAGACCAGTCAGATAGCCGACACAACGACGACATGGCCTCCTGCTTCTGCCACCTCTGCCAGGTAGCCCTGCCCAACAAAACTGACTTTCAAGAGCACATTCTCTTGCATAACGCAGCCTCCTCCTCCCTGGGGCTGACCCGGGGCTTCCCTGGCATTGTGCCGCATAACCTGAGCACCGTCCGGTCCCCCGGGGTGCACCCATACACCCCCGCCCTGGGCgaccccctgcccctgcccccacTGCCCGACAAGCGCTACGACCAGATGCTAGGCCCCCCAGTAAACAACCCCATATACACGTGCGCCTACTGTGGCGCAGGCCACCCAGACTTAGAGAGCCTCAAGGTGCACTACCTGACCCATGACCCACACCCCCCGCCCCATACCCAGGACGGCCCGTCCATTCTCAACACTGACAGCCTGGGATCTAACTCCCAGCCCTCTGTGTCCTCCCCTGGTGCAGGTGAGTCccgtggcggcggcggcagcagcagccagcagcagtcGTCCTCAGCCGACGACGGTGACCGACGCTTCAAGTGCAACGAGTGCGGCAAGAGCTACCGCCACGCCGGCAGCCTGGTGAACCACAAGCGCTGCCACCAGACCGGCCACTACCAGTGCACCATCTGCTGCAAGCAGTACCCACACCTGGCCGCCCTGCACAGCCACCTGCGCAGCCACAAGGGCCGGCCCGGCTCCGGTTCCGGCATGAACAGCGAGGGCGACTGGCTGTCTCCCGAGCCCCTCACCCTGGACTCCCAGCAGGGCTTCGTCCAGTCCCACGACCAGGGCAGCGGGGCTACCACGCCCATCTCCCTGCCAGGCAACCTGGGCGACGCGGCCCACTTCGTGTCGGACGGCGGCCACAGCAGCGGCCTGGACTCGCTGGAGTTCCACGACCGCTTCGACGGCGCCTCCCTCTCCGGCAGCGGCAACCGGCAGGCCGACCGGCACATGTGCGCCGACTGCGGCGAAATGTACTCTGACATCTCGGGCATCAAGTCCCACATGTGCCCGCAGCGGCGGGGAAGCGGCATGTCCAACGGCTACATGGGCTACCACGGCCAGGGCGGCTCCATGCCCAGCGGCAGCATGAAAGACTGTGGCGGCCAGCGCGGAGGCCAAGACCAGATGCAgtacagcggaggaggaggaagcagcgGAGGCCGAGGAGGAGGCAGCCAGTCCCATGGAGGAGGACACGGAGGCAGTGGAGGTGGCGGCGGAGGCAAGCGCATGGACAACAAGGGCGGTGACGACGAAGACGACGGCGAGGTGTACCAGTGCTCGGTATGCGGCAACCACTACGCCAGCCTACGGGCGCTCCGCAGCCATCTCCGCAGCCACGGGAACGTGCCGGGTGCCGGGCAGGGAGCCGGGCCCTCCAACCTGTCCCCCACCAGCGAGCAGGAGTGGCGCCGGCAGCGGGAGAGCGGCGAGAGCGGGGGCCTGATGATCTGCAGCACCTGTGGCCAGAGCTTCAACCGCAAGCAAGACCTGGTCAATCACCAGCAGCTGGTGCACGGCATCACCCCGCGAGAGGGCTCCTCCGGCATGAGCGGCTCGGGCTCCTCCAGCAACGGCAAGATGGACGGCCGCAACATCTGCATAGACTGCGGCAATCTGTTTGCCGACCGCCACCACCTAGTCACTCACCTGTGTCCGGGCAAGCCGGCTAGAGGCGGGGGGAAGGGCATGAATGGGTCAAAGGGCATGTCAGGGGGTGCGAGCACCAGCAGTGGGCTCCGGTCGATTGGCGATGGAGAAAAACCCCACAGGTGCGACCAGTGCGGCAGATGCTACCGGCACCCCTGCTCTCTGCTTAACCATAAGAAGTCGCATAAGACTGGCGTCTTCCGATGTCTGGTGTGCCAGAAACGCTACTACAACCTGCTGGCCCTCAAGAACCATCAGAGGACCCACTTTGACCTTAAAAG GCACAAGTGCGAGGAGTGCGGCAAGGCTTTCAAGATACAGAAGCAGCTGGTGAACCACCTGAGATTCCACGAAGAACAACGCGCCAAAGGCATGAATCCCAACGGCGGACGCTACGAGGGAGGGCAGGGCTCCCAGATGGGCAACATGGGCAACCAGGGCAAGTACCAGCAGAACCCTGGCAAGTACCACCACGGCGGCGGTGGGGGCCATGGCGGGCACAGCGGGCACGGCAGCCACATGCACCACGGAGGTGGCGGACACCAGGGCTTCAAGAAGCCCTACGAGGGCGGCCCGGGCACCTCTCGCCCCATCAACCCCGACGATCCCGAGGGCCGCCGGCCCTTTGCCTGTGACCAGTGCGGCCGCACGTACCGCCACGCCGGCAGCCTGGCCAACCACAAGAACCTGCACAAGACGGGCGAGTACCACTGCAACGTCTGCAACTCCACCTACCCCAACCGCCTGGCCATGAAGAACCACCTGCGCATGCATTTCGCCATGAAGAAGTTCACCTGCCCCGACTGCGGCCGCGGCTTCCGCACCCAACGCCAGCTGGAGACCCACACCACCAACCAGCTGTGCAAAGACCTGCCGGGCCCCAGTGGCATCGCTGACTACGAGTGCGACGGCTGCGGAGAAGGCTTCAGCACCGCCACCGAGCTGGCCTCCCACGACTGCCAGATGCCGTCCTCCTCCGCCATGAACATGAGCGGCGAAGGCGATGATCCGGACGCGCGCCCGTTCGCCTGCGACCTGTGCGGCTGCAGCTACAAGCACGCCAGCAGCCTGCTGAACCACAAGAACACCCACAAGACGGGCGACTTCAGCTGCACCTTCTGCGACAAGCCCTACACCAACTACATGGCCCTGCGCAACCACATGCGCATCCACACCCAGAAGAAGCGCCACATCTGCAACACCTGCGGCAAAGCCTTCCGCCTGGCCCGCTTCCTCCGCAACCACCAGAGGGTCCACGAGGAGGGCCACACCCGTTTCGGCTGCCCCAGCTGCGGGAAGAGCTTCCAGGGGAGGTCGGGCCTGGCCAGGCACCGCTGCGGGGACAACCAG GTATATGATCTCCAATCCGGCTTCCTCGGGACCATACGCGTGCCGGAATTCGGATTTTTCTGA
- the si:dkey-89b17.4 gene encoding zinc finger protein 62 homolog isoform X3 has protein sequence MMGHDHDGQNDKQKSPHGTEDAWDRPFKCDQCDRTYRHHGSLVNHKKSHQEGAFKCTICYKQFNNLAALSAHERTHSKFKPPGLMSDGSLDQSDSRHNDDMASCFCHLCQVALPNKTDFQEHILLHNAASSSLGLTRGFPGIVPHNLSTVRSPGVHPYTPALGDPLPLPPLPDKRYDQMLGPPVNNPIYTCAYCGAGHPDLESLKVHYLTHDPHPPPHTQDGPSILNTDSLGSNSQPSVSSPGAGESRGGGGSSSQQQSSSADDGDRRFKCNECGKSYRHAGSLVNHKRCHQTGHYQCTICCKQYPHLAALHSHLRSHKGRPGSGSGMNSEGDWLSPEPLTLDSQQGFVQSHDQGSGATTPISLPGNLGDAAHFVSDGGHSSGLDSLEFHDRFDGASLSGSGNRQADRHMCADCGEMYSDISGIKSHMCPQRRGSGMSNGYMGYHGQGGSMPSGSMKDCGGQRGGQDQMQYSGGGGSSGGRGGGSQSHGGGHGGSGGGGGGKRMDNKGGDDEDDGEVYQCSVCGNHYASLRALRSHLRSHGNVPGAGQGAGPSNLSPTSEQEWRRQRESGESGGLMICSTCGQSFNRKQDLVNHQQLVHGITPREGSSGMSGSGSSSNGKMDGRNICIDCGNLFADRHHLVTHLCPGKPARGGGKGMNGSKGMSGGASTSSGLRSIGDGEKPHRCDQCGRCYRHPCSLLNHKKSHKTGVFRCLVCQKRYYNLLALKNHQRTHFDLKRHKCEECGKAFKIQKQLVNHLRFHEEQRAKGMNPNGGRYEGGQGSQMGNMGNQGKYQQNPGKYHHGGGGGHGGHSGHGSHMHHGGGGHQGFKKPYEGGPGTSRPINPDDPEGRRPFACDQCGRTYRHAGSLANHKNLHKTGEYHCNVCNSTYPNRLAMKNHLRMHFAMKKFTCPDCGRGFRTQRQLETHTTNQLCKDLPGPSGIADYECDGCGEGFSTATELASHDCQMPSSSAMNMSGEGDDPDARPFACDLCGCSYKHASSLLNHKNTHKTGDFSCTFCDKPYTNYMALRNHMRIHTQKKRHICNTCGKAFRLARFLRNHQRVHEEGHTRFGCPSCGKSFQGRSGLARHRCGDNQVGKEGRRKAASNEGEECRFTCDQCGRSYRHASSLLNHKNTHTVGIYHCAVCLKTYSNLLALKNHRRIHSETRRHRCPECGKAFRVSSQLQNHRKVHLKQRELVCTLCQRSFTSQASFRLHQEMQHGIARPKPQHHSHHSSSHGGSGSGGGSGDLGWGSGLDLTLMQAQGLDPNGLPKLTPSLHGSGGSGRDGEASMRGKAHVCNQCGRAYRHASSLLNHKNSHKTGTYFCNSCQKEFSNLMALKNHRRIHTEPKRYQCPDCGKSFRVSTQLICHRRIHTKEKPFSCQQCDKRFSSKSNLRHHQKVHWSSPAPTSNTNTTSLSSMGAANYLGMPSGPFI, from the exons ATGATGGGCCACGACCACGACGGCCAGAACGACAAGCAGAAATCCCCGCACGGAACCGAAGACGCCTGGGACCGACCCTTCAAGTGTGACCAGTGTGACCGCACCTACAGACACCACGGTAGTTTGGTGAACCACAAGAAATCTCATCAGGAGGGCGCATTCAAGTGCACCATTTGTTACAAGCAGTTCAATAACTTGGCTGCTCTCAGCGCGCACGAGCGCACCCACTCCAAGTTCAAGCCTCCGGGCTTGATGAGCGACGGCTCTCTAGACCAGTCAGATAGCCGACACAACGACGACATGGCCTCCTGCTTCTGCCACCTCTGCCAGGTAGCCCTGCCCAACAAAACTGACTTTCAAGAGCACATTCTCTTGCATAACGCAGCCTCCTCCTCCCTGGGGCTGACCCGGGGCTTCCCTGGCATTGTGCCGCATAACCTGAGCACCGTCCGGTCCCCCGGGGTGCACCCATACACCCCCGCCCTGGGCgaccccctgcccctgcccccacTGCCCGACAAGCGCTACGACCAGATGCTAGGCCCCCCAGTAAACAACCCCATATACACGTGCGCCTACTGTGGCGCAGGCCACCCAGACTTAGAGAGCCTCAAGGTGCACTACCTGACCCATGACCCACACCCCCCGCCCCATACCCAGGACGGCCCGTCCATTCTCAACACTGACAGCCTGGGATCTAACTCCCAGCCCTCTGTGTCCTCCCCTGGTGCAGGTGAGTCccgtggcggcggcggcagcagcagccagcagcagtcGTCCTCAGCCGACGACGGTGACCGACGCTTCAAGTGCAACGAGTGCGGCAAGAGCTACCGCCACGCCGGCAGCCTGGTGAACCACAAGCGCTGCCACCAGACCGGCCACTACCAGTGCACCATCTGCTGCAAGCAGTACCCACACCTGGCCGCCCTGCACAGCCACCTGCGCAGCCACAAGGGCCGGCCCGGCTCCGGTTCCGGCATGAACAGCGAGGGCGACTGGCTGTCTCCCGAGCCCCTCACCCTGGACTCCCAGCAGGGCTTCGTCCAGTCCCACGACCAGGGCAGCGGGGCTACCACGCCCATCTCCCTGCCAGGCAACCTGGGCGACGCGGCCCACTTCGTGTCGGACGGCGGCCACAGCAGCGGCCTGGACTCGCTGGAGTTCCACGACCGCTTCGACGGCGCCTCCCTCTCCGGCAGCGGCAACCGGCAGGCCGACCGGCACATGTGCGCCGACTGCGGCGAAATGTACTCTGACATCTCGGGCATCAAGTCCCACATGTGCCCGCAGCGGCGGGGAAGCGGCATGTCCAACGGCTACATGGGCTACCACGGCCAGGGCGGCTCCATGCCCAGCGGCAGCATGAAAGACTGTGGCGGCCAGCGCGGAGGCCAAGACCAGATGCAgtacagcggaggaggaggaagcagcgGAGGCCGAGGAGGAGGCAGCCAGTCCCATGGAGGAGGACACGGAGGCAGTGGAGGTGGCGGCGGAGGCAAGCGCATGGACAACAAGGGCGGTGACGACGAAGACGACGGCGAGGTGTACCAGTGCTCGGTATGCGGCAACCACTACGCCAGCCTACGGGCGCTCCGCAGCCATCTCCGCAGCCACGGGAACGTGCCGGGTGCCGGGCAGGGAGCCGGGCCCTCCAACCTGTCCCCCACCAGCGAGCAGGAGTGGCGCCGGCAGCGGGAGAGCGGCGAGAGCGGGGGCCTGATGATCTGCAGCACCTGTGGCCAGAGCTTCAACCGCAAGCAAGACCTGGTCAATCACCAGCAGCTGGTGCACGGCATCACCCCGCGAGAGGGCTCCTCCGGCATGAGCGGCTCGGGCTCCTCCAGCAACGGCAAGATGGACGGCCGCAACATCTGCATAGACTGCGGCAATCTGTTTGCCGACCGCCACCACCTAGTCACTCACCTGTGTCCGGGCAAGCCGGCTAGAGGCGGGGGGAAGGGCATGAATGGGTCAAAGGGCATGTCAGGGGGTGCGAGCACCAGCAGTGGGCTCCGGTCGATTGGCGATGGAGAAAAACCCCACAGGTGCGACCAGTGCGGCAGATGCTACCGGCACCCCTGCTCTCTGCTTAACCATAAGAAGTCGCATAAGACTGGCGTCTTCCGATGTCTGGTGTGCCAGAAACGCTACTACAACCTGCTGGCCCTCAAGAACCATCAGAGGACCCACTTTGACCTTAAAAG GCACAAGTGCGAGGAGTGCGGCAAGGCTTTCAAGATACAGAAGCAGCTGGTGAACCACCTGAGATTCCACGAAGAACAACGCGCCAAAGGCATGAATCCCAACGGCGGACGCTACGAGGGAGGGCAGGGCTCCCAGATGGGCAACATGGGCAACCAGGGCAAGTACCAGCAGAACCCTGGCAAGTACCACCACGGCGGCGGTGGGGGCCATGGCGGGCACAGCGGGCACGGCAGCCACATGCACCACGGAGGTGGCGGACACCAGGGCTTCAAGAAGCCCTACGAGGGCGGCCCGGGCACCTCTCGCCCCATCAACCCCGACGATCCCGAGGGCCGCCGGCCCTTTGCCTGTGACCAGTGCGGCCGCACGTACCGCCACGCCGGCAGCCTGGCCAACCACAAGAACCTGCACAAGACGGGCGAGTACCACTGCAACGTCTGCAACTCCACCTACCCCAACCGCCTGGCCATGAAGAACCACCTGCGCATGCATTTCGCCATGAAGAAGTTCACCTGCCCCGACTGCGGCCGCGGCTTCCGCACCCAACGCCAGCTGGAGACCCACACCACCAACCAGCTGTGCAAAGACCTGCCGGGCCCCAGTGGCATCGCTGACTACGAGTGCGACGGCTGCGGAGAAGGCTTCAGCACCGCCACCGAGCTGGCCTCCCACGACTGCCAGATGCCGTCCTCCTCCGCCATGAACATGAGCGGCGAAGGCGATGATCCGGACGCGCGCCCGTTCGCCTGCGACCTGTGCGGCTGCAGCTACAAGCACGCCAGCAGCCTGCTGAACCACAAGAACACCCACAAGACGGGCGACTTCAGCTGCACCTTCTGCGACAAGCCCTACACCAACTACATGGCCCTGCGCAACCACATGCGCATCCACACCCAGAAGAAGCGCCACATCTGCAACACCTGCGGCAAAGCCTTCCGCCTGGCCCGCTTCCTCCGCAACCACCAGAGGGTCCACGAGGAGGGCCACACCCGTTTCGGCTGCCCCAGCTGCGGGAAGAGCTTCCAGGGGAGGTCGGGCCTGGCCAGGCACCGCTGCGGGGACAACCAGGTAGGCAAGGAGGGCAGGAGGAAGGCCGCGTCAAACGAGGGAGAAGAGTGCCGGTTCAC ATGTGATCAGTGCGGCCGCTCCTACCGTCACGCCAGCTCCCTCCTCAACCACAAGAACACCCACACCGTCGGCATCTACCACTGCGCCGTGTGCCTCAAGACCTACTCCAACCTGCTCGCCCTCAAGAACCACCGCCGCATCCACTCGGAGACGCGGCGCCACCGCTGCCCCGAGTGTGGCAAGGCCTTCCGCGTGTCCTCGCAGCTGCAGAACCACCGCAAGGTGCACCTGAAACAGCGCGAGCTGGTGTGCACGCTGTGCCAGCGCAGCTTCACCAGCCAGGCCAGCTTCCGACTGCACCAGGAGATGCAGCACGGCATCGCGCGCCCCAAGCCCCAGCACCACTCCCACCACTCGTCCTCCCACGGAGGTAGTGGGAGCGGAGGGGGCAGCGGGGACCTGGGTTGGGGCTCTGGGCTTGACCTGACGCTCATGCAAGCCCAGGGCCTGGACCCAAACGGGCTGCCCAAGCTCACGCCTTCCCTGCACGGCTCCGGAGGCAGCGGCCGTGACGGGGAGGCGTCCATGCGCGGCAAGGCGCACGTCTGCAACCAGTGCGGGCGCGCCTACCGGCACGCCAGCTCGCTGCTCAACCACAAGAACAGCCACAAGACGGGCACCTACTTCTGCAACTCCTGCCAGAAGGAGttttccaacctcatggcgcTCAAGAACCACCGGCGCATTCACACGGAGCCCAAGCGCTACCAGTGCCCGGACTGCGGCAAGTCCTTCCGCGTCTCCACGCAGCTCATCTGCCATCGGCGCATCCACACCAAGGAGAAGCCCTTCTCCTGCCAGCAGTGCGACAAGCGCTTCTCCAGCAAGTCCAACCTGCGCCACCACCAGAAGGTGCACTGGAGCAGCCCGGCGCCCAcctccaacaccaacaccaccagtctcAGCAGCATGGGCGCCGCCAACTACCTGGGTATGCCCTCAGGCCCCTTCATATAG